The genome window ggagatgatcaaagcatgaaaagaccaaaatacccatattttggacggttatttgatgaaaattttaacggtggactaaaagtgacaatgactaaataagactggccgcaatgtggcaaaaattaatgtaGTGGACTAAAATTAGTAATACTCCAATAACAGTATGACcagaaatggaaatgactctagaAATAATCACGAGGAACTAAAATTGTCACTTTGTACATAACTTAAAAGTGTTAAAAGATGGGTACATATAAATTAGAAAGTAAATTTGTACCACATACAAGTGAGTATGCATGATCATCTCAATATCCCCCTggaccagctcctgtgcctctcggagcgaacgtgggtggaccccggaccgttaaacggacggaaagaaagaccctgtaaatttaccaaaaaaaatgatcATCCCAATATCGTACACTGACGGATAAAGTGTATAGTTATACAAACCGTATTGTAGCCATCATTATTAAATATGAGCAAGGGAAAAAGCTCTTGCTAGAATCCAAAAGAGAAAAAAGcaggaaaaaagaataaaaaaagaattggAGGAAAGAAGTGAGAAGAAACAGAAAGGGAGACCCCCTCCCCCACCAtgaaatgaaataatttttttttttccaattacaTAACTAGCTAGCTAGCAGCTGCTATATGGAACAGCCAAACATACACCATCTGAAATACTGCTGGGCTGCCTTTCAGCtgcttttgtttctttcttgaTCTGAATTGGTTGAAAGCTTAAGTGGGATACATAGTTTTTGTTCTCCTCTATTCCTCCTGGGAACAAAGCTTCAACACTCTTTGCTTTTTCAGATCGAtagcttttttttctttctttttctccactTTTGTCACTCTTTTGTTCAGATAATGGATACTGCTCAGTGGCCACAGGTAAACAAaaccaaacaaatttttttatttttctttttctttttcatatatGATGAACATCTTTCTAGGGTTTAGAGATAGAGAGAGGGATTTTCAAAGTTAGACCATCTTTTGCTTTGGGTCTTGAAATTTCccttcttttaaaaattttttccCTTTCCACAATCCAATAAAGTTTCCCATATATAAATCACTTTaaatcttgtttttcttttgttgttgtttgtttgcttgctgtttgatatcttttgggtacttattattttttatgcttttttttttttttttgaaattataattttagggTATTGGGGTTGTGGAGAATGTTGTGGAAACAGCAAGAGTAGCAGAGAAGAAACCCAGGCCAGAAAAGGAAAAAGCATTGAACTGTCCTCGGTGCAATTCCACAAACACCAAATTCTGTTACTACAACAATTACAGTCTTTCTCAGCCCAGGTACTTTTGTAAGACTTGTCGAAGGTACTGGACCGAAGGGGGTTCCTTGAGGAATGTTCCCGTGGGGGGCGGTTCACGGAAGAACcgaagatcttcttcttcttcttccttattATCTTCTTCCTCTACTTCTTCTAAGAAGCTTCCAGATCATTCCACCCCATCGCCGTGCTTTCCTCTAAACCCTAATGCCGGGCAAGACCTCAATTTGGCATACCCACCACCCAATACCTCTAATCCCGGAATCTTGCACCATCTCAACCCGTTTCATATCCCCATACCCGTTTCCGACCCGTC of Ipomoea triloba cultivar NCNSP0323 chromosome 3, ASM357664v1 contains these proteins:
- the LOC116013805 gene encoding dof zinc finger protein DOF1.8-like: MDTAQWPQGIGVVENVVETARVAEKKPRPEKEKALNCPRCNSTNTKFCYYNNYSLSQPRYFCKTCRRYWTEGGSLRNVPVGGGSRKNRRSSSSSSLLSSSSTSSKKLPDHSTPSPCFPLNPNAGQDLNLAYPPPNTSNPGILHHLNPFHIPIPVSDPSTAVFSSGLLFPLHDVKPAALDGFGNGFVNHVEDSTGAARVFFPNLEDLKSGFEQYRAQGETTNGYWNGAHGGSAAGSGGGW